aattttttcacgatgacttttctttaacaatccattttaaggaatacaaactttgtaaaaatttgctttggatATTCCCCataaagttataatgaaatctgcaacaaatatgtataattttatggcttttttttactgatttagttttcacttttgtgaaatgacgattttagcgggtaaacttgatcttaatacccaccttaagtctATAAAATACTGAAATCTTCTTTAAAtatgttgactttttgcattttgactataaagcaaaaaaaaagcgtttaaaaataggagatatcttttaacactttattttaaagaggttgCTTACTTgaaacagcataatttctacttgaagtcgaatctgaatttggaaatttaaattgtcatTAATACCTTCTTAAAGGACTCTGATAGCACTCTGATAGGAGAAAGCtgaacaaaaatgaataaattaaatattgcttcctagaatcaagtacgcaaaacataaatataaaagagaattgtgtcttaaaaatttgTCCTTGCTTCAATTCTCCACTTTTTTGGcttagaatcaataccaaaatcatttgtgCCAAGACAAAATCTATGTAAGCGGACGtactttgtttttaaatgaATAAAGTTCTCCCAAAGACTgccatccgcaatcgaattacaccgaaaaaagtgaactgttttataggaagaatgaactacagtgagtcacagtgaaaatggcccaccagagtaaatgtaaatattttgaaattttatctcaTATTTGGCCAATCAGAGATCCAAATGTTAGTTTTCTCTTAGGTAAAtctaattaataacaatatttggtgagtataaagttcaggtTTCAGCTATAAATGATTGGAATCAGACATTTAAGAGAAATGTCAGAAATATCATGGCACAGTGAAAATGACCCACCAAAAGAAATGGCAAAAATAGAACGGTTTTCTTCCAGCATTTCATCACATTTGCTTTTACCTGTTACATTAcaatcactgaaaaaaaagcatactcggttccaaagattttgtctttactttaaaaatgttggtattgattccgagccaaagaagcggagaatacaagtaaggatacttttaagacacaattctcttttaaatttaggttttgtgtacttgcttctaggaagcaaattttaatttttcgctttctcagctttctttctttatatgctatcaaagtcctttaaaagcgatttaacggcaactttattttccaaattaggactcgacttccagtagaaattacgcTATgtctgaagtaaaaaacttctttaaaataaagttttgaaaaacatgtcctatatttgaacgattttttgctttgtagtcaagatgcaaaaagacaacaaatttaaagacaatttcattaaatttaaagaatttttctgaattattaaagtcaagttgaccttagcctataaattttttctttcatgttaagatacccatttttaagtcaaatcacttaattataaggacaatacgacttcattggaaaatttatcgacttttggacaaggaaaatatctttattttagagaaatgcgtcttctatgctaagcaaaatttgtattcgtattttaaagacatgaaatctttgacctcacgacgatatttttttcagtgatgtTCTTAGAATATTAAAAGTGCAAACACGCAACAAAGTGgtcgattaaaattttctttaaaaaaagataaaacaaTCGAAAAATGGGACCTCACACTTCGTTTGAGATgcgaaatttaataataaatcattttaaaaacGGCGTAATTCAAAGGCGAATTGCAGAAATGGTTCAAGTCCCTCGTGgaaccattaaaaatataattaaaaggtaTACCGATGAAAATCGGATCATTGATAAGCCGAGatccagttaaaaaaaaaaaaactgttttctgacAGAGATGAACGATGGATAGTAAATAAATGTCGATCTAACCCCAAACTAAGTGCTCCAAATATTCGAGATTTGGTGGCCAAACATCTCCAAGTGAATTGCCATGCAGAAACCATCAGAATAGTTCTCCACAGATCAGGATTACATGGACGAATTGCAAGAAAGAAACCGTTCGTAAGTGCTAAGAATACGAGAGACCGATTACTATTTGCCCATGCGTATACAGcaaaggaattttcgttttggaAAGATGTTCTATTCGTAGATGAGTCGAAATTCAACCTTTTTGGGTCAGACGGTAGAAGAAATGTGTGGAGAAAAGCAAACGAAGAACTGCACCCAAAGCATATACGGCCAACTGTTAAACACGGCGGAGGGTATGTGATGGTTTTGGGTTCATGCTCTGCTGCGGGTGTTGGATATCTCATTTTTTATTGAAGGCAACATGGACAAGATGCAATATCTGTCTATTTTGAAAGATAATTTGAAGCAAAGTGCGGAAAAGCTGGGCATTGATAGCTGATTTCATTTTTACCAAGACAACGACCCAAAACATACAGCTCATGTTGTAAAAGAGTGGCTGCTTTATAATTGTCCGCGCGTCATAAAAACTCCAGCCCAGTCTCCGGActtaaatataatagaaaatttgtggtatAAACTTGAAGTGGAAATTCGAAAATATCATATATCCTGCAAGGAAGACTTGACGAGAGCATTAGTGGAAGAATGGCAAAAAATAAGCCCTTCTTACACAACAAAATTGGAAGAATCCATGCCATGACGCTTAAAATCAGTCATTAaacaaagtaaagaagaaaatcattggcgccaaatcatgaccattttaaccatacagtagttcattcttactatttttgggaatcgtacgaacattttcatttgttttagttcatattgaacttatgtgtccggtcattgaattttatactcacgtttagttcatacaatttttgagacatacttaaaaaaagtaagatttcattaagctgtggaacatttcgataaaaataataaaatttaactacaagcaaataatttttttccaataaaaataggttaaacttagcgttagtttaactaaggaaattttttctgtgtactttggGTTATTGTTGCAGCTggtaaggtaaaattttatttcataacattatcttctaaattgcatgTTAGTCCTCCATATGGAGTCTAcactaacaaaaaatatttaattatattaaccctctaatgatcaagcccgcctttaggcggcctTCATTTAATAATGAAGCTTTAAGTAAAAcacaatgggcaaaataaaaagaaatcttatttgaaactattcaagagagaattttaccgtataaatttttcttgcttagttctcttgcttttgtgtcgttaacattgaaaatttaatcagctggcaaaaaattgaTGCATTAGAGCGTTAATGATTACCCattctaaattttaggattttacactgaaaaaaatattgacgtgatattaaagattacgcaacctaaattttaggatgcgaaatttacaaaatattaaggacaaatttctttaaaataatgaaattttaattaaaataaagtttataatctttgcttcaaaaaatttttttttcattaaatttagaacacaaattattgtaaatttgcatccctccgttaaagtcgcacatctttgaactaaggctaattttccttaaagtaaagaaacacatttttgaattaaagaaattgtccttaaattaactgaaatattgaaactttagatttgagataaaaacgtttcaaatataggctaagctatggaaatacaattttgacaaaattttctatagaaataaaattttgacaaaattttctatagaaataaaattttgacaaagttttctatataaataaaattttgagaaaattttttatggaaataaaattttgagaaaattttctatagaaataaaattttgagaaaattttctattgaaataaaattttgacaaaattttctatagaaataaaattttgacaaaattttctatagaaataaaattttgacaaaattttctatggaaataaaattttggcgaaattttctattgaaataatattttgacaaaattttctatagaaataaaattttggtagactatttttggctcgagcggcaaccatgattatgaaccgatatggaccattttttgtgtgattgcggatcggctatatataactacttacaccacctaccaaatttcaaccggatcagatgaattttgctccaccaagagcctccgaagttcaaatctaggaatcggtttatatgggggctatatataattatgaaccgatatggaccaattcttgcatggttgttaaagaccacatactaacaccacgtaccaaatttcaactggatcggataaattttccagaggtcaaatctggggatcggtttatatagggactatatataattatgaaccgatatggaccaattgttgcatggttgttaaagaccacatactaacaccacgtaccaaatttcaacccgatcggaaaaattttgctcctccaagaggctccagaggtcaaatctggggattggtttatatgggggctatatataaatatgaaccgatatggaccaattcttgcatggttgttaaagaccacatactaacaccacgtaccaaatttcaactggatcggatgaattttgctcctctaagaagcttcggaggtcaaatctggggatcggtttatatggaggctataaataattatggaccgatatggactaatttttgcatggctgttagcggccatatactagcacaatgtaccaaatttcaaccggatcggatgaaatttgctgctctaagaggatccacaagccaaatctgggggtcggtttatatgggggctatacgtaaaagtgatccgatatggtccatttgccatACCACCCAACGTACATCATTAACAAGTACTtaagccaagtttcaagtcgataaatcgaccgatttggcttgcggattctTTTTATcacttttcgtatagcccccacacagtccatttcgtttatatcaagcactgttcttttctgacgttATGTCTTTCatagtaaacatttaatatagtagtatgtatgtagggagccaccgtggttagcatacccgtcttgtatacacaaggtcgtgggttcgattcctgcttcgaccgaacaccaaaaagtttttcagcggtggattatcccacctcagtaatgctggtgacatttctgagggtttcaaagcttctctaagtggtttcactgcttatacgtttcttccaaataaacttccttccgTATGTGTTTCCAAATGAGAAAcaatctttgtttgtctaaaatttcgtttgggagaacgaattatttttttttttgcgtgtagattcCCTCAAACACGATTAGCTTCCAACATTAAGAAAATTGCAAGTCATTTGCTTCAACTTATATACCGCTATATTTTTAttaaccatatatatttttttgtttttgtttgctaaaaaccactgagccaaaaataaattctattggCCTGTCCGCTAAACTCATTTCAAATTCATTACAAGAGCAAAGAGAGTATAACTATTCTTGCAAGCAATTAAAAAGGCATTATTATTGATTCGAAATAGCCAAGCGGTCACATACATTCTTCGTGATGCCTGCTCGCTGACAATGCGTagatttttcttaaattctGGATTTTGATCAGGCCAATTACAGGAAAACAGGGCATAGGTGAGATTTTGAAATTCCTCCTCCAGTAAAGTTCCATAATAGCAACTGGGCAATATTTCAAATATCATCGATGTAAAATACGATATATAATAGGCCAGGGTGAAGATGTCATCAACAAATAGGATAATAAAGACCAAAGCGACACACATATTAACACCGGctgccaaaatttgaaaaaacatataaatcgATATGATTTCCTCCAATTGGCGACGATATctacattaaaaaatatttatttaaaaaaaaaaaacaaaacaatacatgacatttggaaaatttttaattctatagacttgCCACTTACTCCATAAGATCCTTATGACCTTGAATACATTCCAATAGTTCTCGATTATTATCAGCCTTATTTCGCTTTACATCATGACCAATTTGGGCCATCCGCATACTAAGCATTCGTACCTGACCTCCCAACAAAGCCAAATGGGAAGCTCCAAATGTATCATTGACCACATTCTGGAGAATTAGATAGGATATGCCAATGAACTGATACATATGAGCTGCAATATAATTCCGAGTTCTGGCAAATACTTCAAACGGGAAATAAGCCTTATACATTAAATGCCAATCACCCAGCAGTCCCGCCACTATTACCGACATCTCACCCGAGGCACCAATAAAGGAACACAATATGgagaataaaaaaatgataCGTCTGACCTTGGGATAAACTTGACTTTTCAGATAATCAATCTGTTCCGGATTCGCAAGCCGTTCATCTTGTCGCCGTATTATATCGAACATAACCGAAACTTTATCAAATCTCCACCAAATGGCAAAAGTTTTCATGGCACACACAGCACAGGTCAAAGTGATGGACATATTCTGTATGACTTCATACATTGTGGTACTGGTGAAGAGGCCCAGAATAAGATGTAAAGGATAACCGATTGTAACAACCACATTCAAAACCAGCGAATAGAGAAGATATAGTGGTCGAAAAAAATTATCAGGAGGCAGCATTCCCAAAATTCGCCAAGAGAAAAAATGAACTTTAAACAAAGATGGAGTATCCAGATCTGTAGACATGATCAACACCACCACAACGTAATAATGCAACGGAATCTATATTATGACATGGTCAACTTCTATGTCTCAATATTTATAGTAACATCAATGACCGACATTTGATGGAGAAGGCAAATTGTAAAACAATACAACAtaagtattttcaaaaatcaattgTAATATACCAAGCGGATGgagcgatagaaaaaaaaaactgatgttGCAGTTTAAACAAATTTATACAGGTGAAAGTTTTGCCAGAACGAATCTTAGGTACACCCAAAAAACGGTTTACtttgatctaaaattttgacttttattAATACTggcctctttaaaataaagatatttttaggAATCTATCTAGTTTAAAATCTCTTTAAGTCTGTAAATGTCATTTCTCGAATATATTAACAAATCCTTATCGTAAATTTAAGAGTAAGCTTAAAAGTCCAAATAATAACTTAtacttcaaaatataaaatgaaaagacgcaatattgaataaataaaagtacAGACCTTGCTCTACAACTACGCtttaaaaataaagggtgatgcagtcaaaatttggtcaagggaaaacgcgtgtaaatcggtgaaatcgtttatttaaaaaatcaaattaaatttctttttcaagttcaattagtataaaattcaggaaaaatattcagttaggctttcgcttttccaaatccgaattgtcgggcctcacgcttgacacctgccatcagattttgtacagccaccttgtccaccttcttcgccgcagaaagccagtttgccttgaactgctgctcgtccttagcagtcttctttaggttccgcttgacaatagcccagtatttctcaattgtgcggagctctggcgtgttgggagggttcttgtccttgggaaccacctgcacgttgttggcggcgtaccactccatggcctttttaccgtaatggcaaaatgccaaatccggccaaaacagtacggaacaaccgtatttcttcaggaaaggcagcagacgtttattcaaacactctttcacgtaaatttcttggttgacagtcccggaagctatgaaaatgctgcttttcaagccacaggtacagatggcttgccaaaccagatatttcttctttctatagaactttgacagttttatgtgcttgaaaatatctgctacctttcccctttcttttgccgtataaaactcctgtcccggaagctgcttgtttgtagtcggctttgacgtaggtttcgtcgtccattaccacgcaggcaaacttcgtcagcatcgtcgtgtacagcctctgggatcgcgctttggccgtcgtattttgtttatcatcgcgatttggagtcactaccttcttgtaagtcgatagtccggctcgttttttggctcgatgcacggttgtagacgatacacccagcttatttgcggcatctcggagagagaggttagggtttcgcttgaaactactggcaactctctttgtcgtctcagcggcttccggttttcgattcccCCCCGAtctagacttcctggctgtcgacaaacgttccccaaacactttaataacatttgtaacggttgatttggcaacttttaccgattttgccagctttgcttgcgagtagctcggattttcgcgatgcgcgagcaaaattttgatacgctgctcttcttgcttggacggcattttgacaactgaagagtgaattccaaaatcaaaataggagcaacattctacacacacacaccttcaaaatgaggggtgttcaggtttttttaaatgcaaaattgaaagaaatacgtcaagtttatattgaccaaattttgatcgtatcaccctttagtgtaAATCTGGCGGGGTGAGATGATACGATTTGGGTCTTGtatgctaattttaatttaaattaatttaattcaatttattttagtttaattttatgtttttaattgaaattgattgaaattcctagaaattgtttttctataaaacacctTTTATTTCTgcgctcaaaaaaaagtttagttgcatccaaagattttgatcttcccttaaggattttggtattgattccgagccaaagatgcggcttctttaaaataaggaaatttttcagcgacctatctggctttaaatctaggaccagtaaaattaaaattaggatacatatctcatttatcaaattttcattctcttttcgcggtttattaataacggTACTcacgccagtttaaaaatccaaattataacgtaatacttcaaagtaacaaatgttttcttaattccaaaaaaaccatAAAcctaagacgctaaatcctcaaaataagtcttagcctatatttgaagcgtttttattttaaatctaaagtttcaatatctcagttaatttaaggacaatttctttaattcaaaaatgtgtttctttactttaacgaaaattagccttaattcaaagacatgggactttaacggagggacgcgaatttataaaatttgtgtcctaaatttaatgaaaaaaatgtttgaagcaaagattataaactttatttttattaaaatttcattattttaaagaaatttttccttaatagtttgtaaattttgcatactaaaattcaggttgcgtaatcttcaatatcacgtaaatatttttttttttcagtgtataggaaattttgtcctacagaaaatttaccacaaatattatgtctatggatattttagggatttttttttctatagacaattatatAAGACATTTACTTCTacggaaaatattttgaaatttttatttctatagggaattttctggaaatgtgatttatatagaaaatgttcttgacatttgatttctattgaacactttctgacatttgttttattttatttttatttattttaatttaatttaatttaatttaatttaatttaattttgtttctttattggGATTATGAACAACGTACGAATCACGCGAAGCCCTTCGGCTTGTTtgcaggaaattttctttactttacatAATGTacaatggaattaaattttctatagaatttaatttaatttcatttcatttcatttgatttaatttaataaaatttatttttttttatattattttaatttagttaatttagatttattttatgttatttaattgaaatgaattgaattgaaattaaaatttacaaaatttctagaagTTATACTTCTATAAAccaccttttatttctacagaaagtttcatggaaatttttctttttttatttctatagaaaactttccacaaattttatgtctattttattggaaacttcatttctatagaaaacttctttgaaaattgatttaatttatgttaatttaatttaacttaatttaattcaagttaattttattttattcaatgcaatttcatttaatttaatttactttacttatatttttattgtatttcacAGTAACAAATATAAAAGACATTTAAGCTAATTTACGTTTCAAAACCCTCATGTATAAATATACTATTATCAATTTGAAAGTTGAGAATACTTTTTTCACACTGAATTTATTCCTATGAGGCGTTAAAGTTATATTCAACTTTCTTTCACACATATGTAATCTGATaattaaatttagttgaaaacttttccaagtttattgtttataattatatacagaGTTACATGTGACACCTTTGTATTGTGGGGTGTGGAATaactaaatatattttctttaagtttTCTAATTAATTCTTGCAGAAGATATGTCCTAATTGTAGTATATCACATTCAATGTTAGTGACATGTTGGATTCTCTTCTCTTAAAACGGAggtaataaaattaattcaaatttaaattctaaaatatttattgagattgtactatttaatggaatatttaaataaaagcaaaaaaaatatcttagctATGCGCTTGAGGCATTTTagatgtttttctaattttttgttaaattattttaaattactcAAATATTCCTTTCCATTAAATATGAGATTTCTATTGAAGAACTATGTGTATCCTTAGCATGTGAAACATAGTCATAGTAATATGTTACATTTAGTGTCATCGACAGCAATATTGGATTCTAGCCAAAAAATGGTTGATAAATGTTACAATAGAGAGGAGAATTGGTCGCCACCAAGTCAAGACCGCCGCTATGCAATAAAATGAAATCCTAATACAAATAATATCATAATGTGGAATTGTTAAATTCCTTGGGTTGAGCAAAGTGGCTCCTAACCACCTCAGTTGGTTTAGTTTCCCATTCTGATGCACACCATCATATCATATTTGTGGATATTGGCGTGGCGCCTACAATAGCTTTCTTGGATCTTAGCTCGAAATATACACCATATTCTCATCTCATCTTGGCGAGCCATACAATAACTAAAGTGTTCTTGGATTGCCACTGAGATAAGAAGACATCGTTACTATTCACTTAATAACGATTTTGACAATTATTCGTATCATTATCAAGAGTATGAAAGGAAATGTGAACTGGAATAAAATCGTTTATGATTTGGGAATCCAACAGGCAAGAGTAAATATTCGCATAAcacctcaaatagataacaataggaaaatattttgtatccactaaaaatttcttaaatagaaaaaaaaatcttgagagaaaattttctgaaaattttatttctatagaaacttttttgaaaattttatttctatagaaacttttttgaaaattttatttctataaaaaattttctgaaaattttatttctatatttctatagaaaatgtatttctatagaaaatttatttctataaaaaattttctgaaaattttatttctatagaaaactttctgaaaattttatttctatagaaaatttatttctatagaaaattttccgaaaattgtatttctatagaaaattttccgaaaattgtatttctatagaaaattttccgaaaattgtatttctatagaaaattttgtgaaaattttatttctatagaaaattttctgaaaattttatttctatagaaaattttctaaaaattttatttctatagaaaattttctgaaaattttatcttttttatcttgatcattttcatggaaatttttatttctaagcaacaatttcaatttttctggaaattttacttctgttctggaaattttctttccaaagaaaattttatggaaattttgtttctataagttttgtttggaatttttattaataaggaaaattttatgtatttttggttttgtaaaatttcccgaaaattttatttcttttggaaatttcccaaaaatattatttctgaaaattttatttctataaaaatttactgtatattttatttctatagaaaattttctaaaaattgtatttctacagaaaattttctgaaaattttaaataaaaatttcccaaaaattttatttctatagaaaattttcttaaaattttatttcatagaaaacttccaaaaaattttatttatatagaaaatttctcaaaaatttcatttctatagaaaatttcccaaaaatgttatttctatagaaaatttcctaaaaattttgtttccatagaacattttttccttagaaaattttctgattttttccTAAACTTCCCAAAAATTGTcttcctatagattttgttttaaattgtactttccaaacattttatttctataaaaaaaaatccaaaaaatttgggaaattttaagGATATTTCCAAgcaaaaatttcatggaaattttgtttctgaaaattttatttctatagaaaattttctgaaatttttattcctacaaaaatttttctgaaaattttaattctatagaaaactttctgaaaattttatttctatagaaaatattctgaaaattttatttctacagaaaattttatttctatagaaaattttctgaaaattttattcctacaaaaaaatttcagaaaattttatttctacaaacaaaattctgaaaaatttagttctatagaaaattttctgaaatttttttttctatagaaacttttttgaaaattttatttctatagaaacttttttgaaaattttatttctataaaaaattttctgaaaattttatttctatatatctatagaaaatgtatttct
This is a stretch of genomic DNA from Haematobia irritans isolate KBUSLIRL chromosome 4, ASM5000362v1, whole genome shotgun sequence. It encodes these proteins:
- the LOC142236366 gene encoding odorant receptor 59a-like, producing MSTDLDTPSLFKVHFFSWRILGMLPPDNFFRPLYLLYSLVLNVVVTIGYPLHLILGLFTSTTMYEVIQNMSITLTCAVCAMKTFAIWWRFDKVSVMFDIIRRQDERLANPEQIDYLKSQVYPKVRRIIFLFSILCSFIGASGEMSVIVAGLLGDWHLMYKAYFPFEVFARTRNYIAAHMYQFIGISYLILQNVVNDTFGASHLALLGGQVRMLSMRMAQIGHDVKRNKADNNRELLECIQGHKDLMEYRRQLEEIISIYMFFQILAAGVNMCVALVFIILFVDDIFTLAYYISYFTSMIFEILPSCYYGTLLEEEFQNLTYALFSCNWPDQNPEFKKNLRIVSEQASRRMYVTAWLFRINNNAFLIACKNSYTLFALVMNLK